GAGGTCCTTGTACAGGCCAAAGCCTGTGTACATGGCAAGACGGATCGCGAGCAGGGCAGGAAGATAGCCGATGAAATTTGAGAACTGGTCGTTATGCGATAGTGGGGAAATAAACCCGTCGAACCTGAGAACAAAGGCAAAGTAATTCGCTGCAGCGACCTGCAGCAGATGAAGTAGAGCGACCATAATCCGCCTATAGCGGAATATCGCATTTCTGAGAAATGTGTAGATTTTTGTAGTAAGAAGTTGCCCCATTTTTGTCCGTTACCTGCTTCTTCTTTCGTATGTTACAGGCATATCCAATGAGAATAATTTACCAGAAAAAGAGCTGCCATTACAAATTAAAGGGCTTGGTTGATAAAAGGAGGAAACCTGACAGGTCTGCACTACTGAATTTCCTTCTTAATAAAATCGATAAGGGCATTGTCAATCCAAAGGCCTGGGTGCTGTCAGTCAGAAATACCCGGCTATTTTTCGGTCGATATGTTCCAACGTATTCACCAGGGGAGTTTTTGAAACAATAAATCCGATAGAGACGCCCATACAATTCGCGAACATATCGTAATAAGAAAAGGTCCGGTACCCGGACATCCCCTGAAGATACTCAAGAACGATACCCATGAGAACAAAAAAACCGGCAATGAACCATCCAATACGAGAATTAATAATCAACTGGGCAAAGTAGAACATCAGAATAGCGTACGCAATGATATGGCCCGGCTTAAGATCATTTTCGATCTGCAGATAATCCAGGAACGTATCGGTCAGCGATAAATATATAACTGCCGCTACCAGCGCCATGCCAATAAACAGCCATAATAATTTAAGTTTCAAGGGACGAAATATATTCATTCAGGGCTAACAAGGAGTAAATTGCGAAGCGTAAGGTATGAGGTGTAAGAAGCAGGGAGTAAGGAGTAAAAACATGTCAATCATCACTTCCTCTAATGCTTTACTCCTTCTCGTTTTACCACCTTGAAGAAGGTGCGGAAGAGGATCTTGATATCAAGGGCAAAGGATCGGTGCTTCAG
The sequence above is drawn from the Nitrospirota bacterium genome and encodes:
- the vanZ gene encoding VanZ family protein, whose amino-acid sequence is MALVAAVIYLSLTDTFLDYLQIENDLKPGHIIAYAILMFYFAQLIINSRIGWFIAGFFVLMGIVLEYLQGMSGYRTFSYYDMFANCMGVSIGFIVSKTPLVNTLEHIDRKIAGYF